Proteins found in one Macaca nemestrina isolate mMacNem1 chromosome 4, mMacNem.hap1, whole genome shotgun sequence genomic segment:
- the LOC105492362 gene encoding dual specificity protein phosphatase CDC14C yields MKRKSEGRSSSAAESPCLPCCLSTSPVVKKIRSSTQQDPRRRGPQVDLYLDITDRLRFAILNSRPKSASNVHYFSVDNELEYENFSEDFGPLNLAMVYRYCCKINKKLKSITMLRKKIVHFTGSDQRKQANAAFLVGCYMVIYLGRTPEEAYRILIFGDTSYIPFRDAAYGSCNFYITLLDCFHAVKKAMQYGFLNFNSFNLDEYEHYEKAENGDLNWIIPDRFIAFCGPHSRTRLESGYPQHSPETYIQYFKNHNVTTIIRLNKRMYDAKRFMDAGFDHHDLFFADGSTPTDAIVKKFLDICENAEGAIAVHCKAGLGRTGTLIACYIMKHFRMTAAETIAWVRICRPGLVIGPQQQFLVMKQTSLWLEGDYFRQKLKGQENGQHRAAFSKLLSGVDDISINGVENQDQQEPEPYSDDDNINGGTQGDRLRALKSRRQPKTNAIPLTCPLAVLTSALCSIVIWWIVCDYILPILLFCLDGFRT; encoded by the coding sequence ATGAAGCGGAAAAGCGAGGGGCGGTCGAGCTCGGCCGCCGAGTCTCCCTGCTTGCCGTGCTGCTTGTCGACCTCACCGGTTGTGAAGAAGATCCGCAGCTCCACGCAGCAGGACCCGCGCCGCCGGGGCCCCCAGGTCGACCTGTACCTGGACATCACCGATCGCCTTCGTTTTGCCATTCTCAACAGCAGACCAAAGAGTGCATCAAATGTACATTATTTCAGCGTAGATAATGAACTCGAATATGAGAACTTCTCCGAAGACTTTGGACCACTCAATCTGGCAATGGTTTACAGATATTGTTGcaagataaataagaaattaaagtCCATTACAATGTTAAGGAAGAAAATTGTTCATTTTACTGGCTCTGATCAGAGAAAACAAGCCAATGCTGCCTTCCTTGTTGGATGCTACATGGTTATATATTTGGGGAGAACTCCAGAAGAAGCATATAGAATATTAATCTTTGGAGATACATCCTATATTCCTTTCAGAGATGCTGCCTATGGAAGCTGCAATTTCTACATTACACTTCTTGACTGTTTTCATGCAGTAAAGAAGGCAATGCAGTATGGCTTCCTTAATTTCAACTCATTTAACCTTGATGAATATGAACACTATGAAAAAGCAGAAAACGGAGACTTAAATTGGATAATACCAGACCGATTTATTGCCTTCTGTGGACCTCATTCAAGAACCAGACTTGAAAGTGGTTACCCTCAACATTCTCCTGAGActtatattcaatattttaagaaTCACAATGTTACTACCATTATTCGTCTTAATAAAAGGATGTATGATGCCAAACGCTTTATGGATGCTGGCTTCGATCACCACGATCTTTTCTTTGCGGATGGCAGCACCCCTACTGATGCCATTGTCAAAAAATTTCTGGATATCTGTGAAAATGCTGAGGGTGCCATTGCAGTACATTGTAAAGCTGGCCTTGGTCGCACGGGCACTTTGATAGCCTGCTACATCATGAAGCATTTCAGGATGACAGCAGCTGAGACCATTGCATGGGTAAGGATCTGCAGACCTGGCTTGGTGATTGGGCCTCAGCAGCAGTTTTTGGTGATGAAGCAAACAAGCCTCTGGCTGGAAGGGGACTATTTTCGGCAGAAGTTAAAGGGGCAGGAGAATGGACAACACAGAGCAGCCTTCTCCAAACTTCTCTCTGGTGTTGATGACATTTCCATAAATGGGGTCGAGAATCAAGACCAGCAAGAACCCGAACCTTACAGTGATGATGACAACATCAATGGAGGGACACAAGGTGATAGACTTCGGGCCCTGAAAAGCAGAAGACAACCAAAAACAAACGCTATTCCTCTGACATGTCCCCTAGCTGTGCTGACCTCTGCACTATGTAGTATTGTCATCTGGTGGATTGTTTGTGACTACATTCTTCCCATCCTGCTATTCTGTCTCGATGGTTTCAGAACATAG